Proteins found in one Acidobacteriota bacterium genomic segment:
- a CDS encoding TIGR00730 family Rossman fold protein produces the protein MLAVFCGARAGVSTAYADEAAAVGREIVRAGAGLVFGGGRVGLMGVLADAVLEEGGIAYGVIPAGLFAKEVAHGGLTRLEVVNTMHERKALMADMADGFLALPGGYGTLDEFFEIVTWRQLGHHARPIVLYNRSGFFDPLLAATRRIADEGFAREGADYFAVETDPAAAVRRALAGASRPAPPAHGGEDRR, from the coding sequence ATGCTCGCCGTGTTCTGCGGAGCGCGCGCCGGCGTCTCGACGGCGTACGCCGACGAGGCGGCGGCGGTGGGCCGCGAGATCGTCCGCGCGGGCGCCGGGCTCGTGTTCGGCGGCGGGCGCGTCGGGCTGATGGGCGTCCTCGCGGACGCGGTGCTCGAGGAGGGCGGCATCGCCTACGGCGTGATTCCCGCCGGCCTCTTCGCGAAGGAGGTCGCGCACGGCGGCCTCACGCGCCTCGAGGTCGTGAACACGATGCACGAGCGCAAGGCGCTCATGGCCGACATGGCGGACGGCTTCCTCGCGCTGCCCGGCGGATACGGCACGCTCGACGAGTTCTTCGAGATCGTGACCTGGCGGCAGCTCGGGCACCACGCACGCCCGATCGTCCTCTACAACCGCTCCGGCTTCTTCGACCCTCTTCTCGCGGCGACGCGCAGGATCGCGGACGAGGGATTCGCCCGCGAGGGCGCCGATTATTTCGCCGTCGAGACCGACCCGGCCGCCGCAGTGCGCCGAGCGCTCGCGGGCGCATCTCGTCCGGCGCCGCCGGCCCACGGGGGCGAGGACCGGCGGTGA